One part of the Paraburkholderia flagellata genome encodes these proteins:
- the nrdR gene encoding transcriptional regulator NrdR, with product MRCPFCRHEDTQVVDSRVSEDGAAIRRRRRCPACDKRFTTYERVELAMPAIVKKDGSRTEFDRRKIVASMQLALRKRPVAADAIDAAVARIEYQLLGSGEREVRSERLGELVMGELRELDKVAFVRFASVYRRFEDVSEFEDVIEEFRRAGAANNPTKKR from the coding sequence ATGCGCTGCCCCTTTTGCCGGCACGAAGACACGCAGGTCGTCGACTCGCGCGTGTCCGAAGATGGCGCCGCGATCCGGCGCCGCCGCCGCTGCCCGGCCTGCGACAAGCGTTTCACGACGTACGAGCGGGTCGAGCTGGCGATGCCGGCCATCGTCAAGAAGGACGGCAGCCGCACGGAATTCGACCGCCGCAAGATCGTCGCGAGCATGCAACTGGCGCTGCGCAAGCGCCCGGTTGCGGCCGATGCGATCGACGCGGCGGTTGCCCGTATCGAGTATCAACTGCTCGGCAGCGGCGAGCGCGAAGTGCGCAGCGAGCGCCTTGGCGAGCTCGTAATGGGCGAATTGCGCGAACTCGACAAGGTCGCGTTCGTACGGTTTGCTTCGGTGTACCGACGCTTCGAGGACGTCTCCGAATTCGAAGACGTGATCGAGGAATTCCGCCGTGCGGGTGCTGCCAACAACCCCACGAAAAAACGCTGA
- a CDS encoding DUF883 family protein: protein MSEVNKERLMSDIKTVLADAEDLLKQAASATGERASELRETALSRLKQAKEKAADVQVVVVEKGKKAARATDDYVHEHPWASIGIAAGVGVLVGLLINRK, encoded by the coding sequence ATGTCAGAAGTCAACAAGGAGAGGCTGATGTCCGATATCAAAACCGTCCTCGCGGATGCAGAGGACCTGCTCAAGCAGGCTGCGAGCGCTACGGGCGAGCGCGCTTCGGAACTGCGCGAAACGGCACTCTCGCGTCTGAAGCAGGCAAAAGAGAAGGCCGCCGACGTCCAGGTAGTCGTGGTCGAGAAAGGCAAGAAAGCGGCGCGCGCCACCGACGACTACGTCCACGAGCACCCGTGGGCGTCGATCGGCATCGCCGCCGGCGTGGGAGTGCTGGTCGGTCTGCTGATCAACCGCAAATAA
- a CDS encoding type IV pilin protein produces the protein MESNRYKAFTLLELVIALAVAAIVAAFALPGWSAQIARGHRIDAIAALYRAAQLVDTQSASLASLPAGFDQAPPTGTPVYRLRLMPADESNGGYAIAADPVETGPMRGDDCGAFVLDATGARSNRDAGGGAVAAAIQTCWRDR, from the coding sequence GTGGAGAGCAATCGCTACAAGGCGTTCACACTGCTCGAACTGGTCATCGCGCTGGCGGTGGCTGCGATCGTCGCGGCCTTCGCATTGCCGGGATGGAGCGCGCAGATCGCGCGGGGACATCGCATCGACGCCATCGCCGCGCTCTATCGAGCCGCGCAACTCGTCGATACGCAGAGCGCGTCGTTGGCGTCTTTGCCCGCGGGATTCGACCAGGCGCCGCCGACGGGAACGCCCGTCTACCGCTTGCGCCTGATGCCCGCCGACGAGTCCAACGGCGGCTACGCCATCGCGGCCGACCCTGTGGAAACCGGGCCGATGCGTGGCGACGATTGCGGCGCTTTCGTACTCGACGCAACCGGCGCGCGCAGCAACCGCGATGCAGGCGGCGGCGCTGTCGCGGCTGCTATACAAACGTGCTGGAGAGACCGGTGA
- a CDS encoding PilW family protein gives MNKRFAHACQHAGHTLLELTIAVALGLVVTLGALSAYRTQRQAYAQASDTARIHEAGMNALMLIGEQIQMAGFVAADARSLLAGPAIFGCVGGRPTGADAALVCESLSSRSDGVAVRYQGDGVSTWPAANGQVTDCLGQAVGAAGVEIVNRYHAKVSGSTGEAELYCEGSGKVGTAQPLVEGVERLRLRYWTAGAAQAVEASALARDQWAAVVAVDLCVLVRGAALSRRVRYVDCDGVQAVGADGRARQAFWRHIALRDVLPAAS, from the coding sequence ATGAATAAGCGCTTCGCGCATGCATGCCAGCATGCAGGCCACACACTGCTCGAACTGACGATCGCCGTGGCGCTCGGCCTCGTGGTGACGCTTGGCGCACTCTCGGCCTACCGTACGCAGCGTCAGGCCTACGCGCAGGCGAGCGACACCGCGCGTATCCACGAAGCCGGCATGAATGCGTTGATGCTGATCGGCGAGCAGATCCAGATGGCCGGCTTTGTTGCCGCGGACGCGCGCTCGCTGCTTGCCGGCCCTGCAATTTTCGGCTGCGTAGGCGGGCGGCCGACCGGCGCCGATGCGGCGCTTGTCTGCGAGTCGCTGTCGAGCCGCTCCGACGGGGTGGCGGTGCGCTATCAAGGCGACGGTGTATCGACGTGGCCCGCCGCGAACGGCCAGGTCACCGACTGCCTCGGGCAGGCGGTTGGCGCGGCGGGCGTCGAAATCGTGAACCGCTATCACGCCAAGGTGAGCGGCTCGACCGGCGAGGCCGAGCTTTACTGCGAGGGCTCCGGCAAGGTCGGCACGGCGCAGCCGCTCGTCGAGGGCGTCGAGCGTTTGCGCTTGCGCTACTGGACGGCGGGCGCGGCGCAGGCGGTCGAGGCTTCGGCGCTCGCGCGCGATCAGTGGGCTGCGGTCGTCGCGGTCGATCTGTGCGTGCTGGTGCGCGGCGCGGCCCTTTCCCGGCGCGTGCGTTACGTCGATTGCGATGGTGTGCAGGCGGTCGGCGCGGATGGGCGAGCGCGACAAGCGTTCTGGCGGCACATCGCGCTGCGTGACGTTCTGCCGGCCGCGTCATGA
- the argF gene encoding ornithine carbamoyltransferase — MTSRTIRHYLQFKDFSLDEYDYVLERARILKRKFKNYETYHPLHDRTLAMIFEKSSTRTRLSFEAGIFQLGGHAVFMNTRDTQLGRGEPIEDSAQVISRMVDIIMIRTFGQDILQRFAESSRVPVINGLTNEYHPCQVLADIFTYYEHRGPIRGKTVAWVGDANNMLYTWIEAAQILEFKLRISTPPGYPLDPALVAPESKPSYEVFEDPHDACDGADLVTTDVWTSMGFEAENEARKTAFADWCVDAPMMARANADALFMHCLPAHRGEEVSAEVIDGPQSVVWDEAENRLHVQKALMEFLLLGRLNH, encoded by the coding sequence TCCCTTGACGAATATGATTATGTGCTGGAGCGCGCGCGCATCCTGAAGCGCAAGTTCAAGAACTACGAGACCTATCACCCGCTGCACGACCGCACGCTGGCGATGATCTTCGAGAAGAGCTCCACGCGCACGCGCCTCTCGTTCGAAGCGGGTATCTTCCAGCTGGGCGGCCATGCCGTGTTCATGAACACGCGCGACACGCAGCTCGGCCGCGGCGAGCCGATCGAAGATTCGGCGCAGGTCATCTCGCGCATGGTCGACATCATCATGATCCGCACGTTCGGCCAGGACATCCTCCAACGCTTTGCCGAAAGCTCGCGCGTGCCGGTCATCAACGGTCTAACGAACGAGTACCACCCCTGCCAGGTGCTGGCGGACATCTTCACGTACTACGAGCATCGCGGCCCGATCCGCGGCAAGACCGTGGCGTGGGTCGGCGACGCCAACAACATGCTCTACACGTGGATCGAAGCCGCGCAGATCCTCGAGTTCAAGCTGCGTATTTCCACGCCGCCGGGCTATCCGCTCGATCCGGCGCTGGTCGCGCCGGAAAGCAAGCCGTCCTACGAAGTGTTTGAAGACCCGCATGACGCCTGCGACGGCGCCGACCTCGTGACGACCGACGTCTGGACCAGCATGGGCTTCGAGGCCGAAAACGAAGCGCGCAAGACGGCGTTCGCAGACTGGTGCGTGGACGCGCCGATGATGGCCCGCGCCAACGCCGATGCACTCTTCATGCACTGCCTGCCCGCGCACCGCGGCGAGGAAGTGAGCGCCGAGGTGATCGACGGCCCGCAGAGCGTGGTTTGGGACGAGGCGGAAAACCGCCTGCACGTGCAGAAGGCGCTTATGGAGTTCCTGCTGCTCGGCCGGTTGAACCACTGA
- a CDS encoding pilus assembly PilX family protein produces MKRRPCGACRGVALPVVLLIVAMMLVTSAAWFEAALLARRNADAVADHLQSFHAADAALVLCSRALTNGSLAAPADAAQPGEPQAWRRQDSFERQAIVPVAAWPGSGRAPQCFVEAWRIERRPLARAYLVTARGFGASEDTQSWLQNQLVIETAGDAMLVEHHWRHVVARPF; encoded by the coding sequence GTGAAGCGCCGCCCATGCGGCGCTTGTCGCGGCGTCGCGCTGCCGGTCGTGCTGCTCATCGTCGCGATGATGCTCGTGACTTCGGCGGCGTGGTTCGAGGCAGCGTTGCTGGCGCGGCGCAACGCAGATGCCGTCGCCGATCACCTGCAGTCCTTCCATGCCGCCGACGCCGCGCTCGTGCTGTGCTCGCGTGCGCTGACGAATGGCTCGCTGGCCGCGCCTGCGGACGCCGCACAGCCAGGCGAGCCGCAAGCCTGGCGGCGGCAGGACAGCTTCGAGCGGCAGGCCATCGTGCCCGTTGCCGCGTGGCCTGGGTCCGGGCGAGCGCCGCAATGCTTCGTCGAAGCCTGGCGCATCGAGCGCCGTCCGCTGGCGCGCGCGTATCTCGTCACGGCGCGAGGGTTTGGCGCATCCGAAGACACACAAAGCTGGTTGCAGAACCAGTTGGTCATCGAAACCGCGGGTGACGCGATGCTCGTCGAGCATCACTGGCGTCACGTCGTCGCGAGGCCGTTTTGA
- the glyA gene encoding serine hydroxymethyltransferase has protein sequence MFDRAESTIANVDPELFKAIELENRRQEEHIELIASENYTSPAVMAAQGSQLTNKYAEGYPGKRYYGGCEYVDIVEQLAIDRVKQLFGAEAANVQPNSGSQANQGVFFAVLKPGDTIMGMSLAEGGHLTHGMALNMSGKWFNVVSYGLDAKEDIDYDALEKRAHETKPKLIIAGASAFALRIDFERIAKVAKAVGAYFMVDMAHYAGLIAAGVYPNPVPHADFVTTTTHKSLRGPRGGVILMKAEFEKQINSAIFPGIQGGPLMHVIAGKAVAFKEALTPEFKTYQQHVVENARVLAETLVKRGLRIVSGRTESHVMLVDLRAKNITGKAAEAVLGAAHITVNKNAIPNDPEKPFVTSGIRLGSPAMTTRGFGVKEAEQVGNLIADVLDNPEDAATIERVKAQVAELTKRFPVYR, from the coding sequence ATGTTTGACAGAGCCGAAAGCACCATCGCCAACGTCGATCCCGAACTCTTCAAGGCGATCGAACTCGAGAACCGCCGCCAGGAAGAGCATATCGAGCTCATCGCGTCGGAAAACTACACCTCGCCCGCGGTCATGGCCGCGCAGGGTTCGCAGCTCACCAACAAGTACGCCGAAGGCTACCCCGGTAAGCGCTATTACGGCGGCTGCGAATACGTGGATATCGTCGAGCAGCTCGCGATCGACCGCGTGAAGCAGCTGTTCGGCGCCGAAGCCGCGAACGTTCAGCCGAACTCGGGCTCGCAGGCCAACCAGGGCGTGTTCTTCGCCGTGCTCAAGCCGGGCGACACCATCATGGGCATGAGCCTCGCCGAAGGCGGCCACCTCACGCACGGCATGGCGCTGAACATGAGCGGCAAGTGGTTCAACGTCGTGAGCTACGGCCTCGACGCCAAGGAAGACATCGATTACGACGCGCTCGAAAAGCGCGCACACGAAACGAAGCCGAAGCTGATCATCGCTGGCGCGTCGGCATTCGCGCTGCGTATCGACTTCGAGCGCATCGCCAAGGTTGCCAAGGCGGTCGGCGCGTACTTCATGGTCGACATGGCGCACTATGCGGGCCTGATCGCCGCGGGCGTCTACCCGAACCCGGTGCCGCACGCCGACTTCGTCACCACGACCACCCACAAGAGCCTGCGCGGCCCGCGCGGTGGCGTGATCCTGATGAAGGCTGAGTTCGAGAAGCAGATCAACTCGGCCATTTTCCCGGGCATTCAGGGCGGTCCGCTCATGCACGTGATCGCCGGCAAGGCGGTGGCGTTCAAGGAAGCGCTCACGCCGGAATTCAAGACCTACCAGCAGCACGTGGTCGAGAACGCTCGCGTGCTGGCGGAAACGCTGGTCAAGCGCGGTCTGCGCATTGTTTCGGGCCGCACGGAAAGCCACGTGATGCTCGTGGACCTGCGCGCGAAGAACATCACCGGCAAGGCGGCTGAAGCCGTGCTGGGCGCAGCGCACATCACGGTGAACAAGAACGCGATCCCGAACGACCCGGAAAAGCCGTTCGTGACGAGCGGTATCCGCCTTGGTTCGCCCGCCATGACGACGCGCGGCTTTGGTGTGAAGGAAGCCGAGCAGGTGGGCAACCTGATTGCCGACGTGCTCGACAATCCGGAAGACGCCGCCACGATCGAGCGTGTCAAGGCGCAGGTCGCCGAGCTGACGAAGCGCTTCCCGGTTTACCGTTAA
- a CDS encoding DUF3318 domain-containing protein, with product MNQSRPDTAFRPRRGRAHDLSTPQLRALRKELLLVRASIERAEMAEALVDIRSTVTNFSWLRFVVPGFGRSGSGSGGGVASGLGSLLKEYPLVSSLVSLIVAKPLRTSIVSVARPIIKWGGLAFTAWEAYRVWQQVRRQRGASPNPSARDRSDEDDLTG from the coding sequence ATGAATCAATCCCGACCGGACACCGCTTTTCGCCCCCGCCGCGGCCGTGCTCACGACCTCTCGACGCCACAACTGCGCGCGCTGCGCAAGGAACTGCTGCTCGTGCGAGCGAGCATCGAGCGCGCCGAAATGGCCGAAGCGCTCGTGGACATCCGCTCGACGGTCACGAACTTCAGCTGGTTGCGCTTCGTGGTGCCCGGATTCGGTCGCTCTGGCTCTGGCTCTGGCGGCGGCGTGGCTTCCGGCCTCGGCAGCCTGCTCAAGGAATATCCGCTGGTCAGTTCGCTCGTCTCGCTCATCGTGGCGAAACCGCTGCGCACAAGCATCGTTTCCGTTGCGCGCCCCATCATCAAGTGGGGCGGCCTCGCCTTTACGGCGTGGGAGGCGTATCGCGTGTGGCAACAGGTGCGGCGCCAGCGCGGCGCCTCCCCGAACCCGAGCGCCCGCGACAGGTCCGACGAAGACGACCTCACCGGCTGA
- the ybgC gene encoding tol-pal system-associated acyl-CoA thioesterase, with protein sequence MRGMENSTSKPDAASSPAGRGFTWPVRVYYEDTDAGGIVFYANYLKFFERARTEWLRACGVDQRRLAEETGVLFVVRSTALDYRSPARLDDVVTTVSRVEKLGRASVDFLQEAWRDDTLLATGTIRVACVDSTAMRPAPIPAPVHEALQRGPQKDLYAVSTAVQ encoded by the coding sequence ATGCGCGGCATGGAAAATTCCACCAGCAAGCCGGACGCGGCGTCGTCACCGGCCGGGCGCGGTTTTACGTGGCCGGTACGCGTCTACTACGAGGACACCGACGCCGGTGGCATCGTGTTTTACGCGAATTACCTGAAGTTCTTCGAACGCGCGCGCACCGAATGGCTGCGCGCGTGCGGGGTCGATCAGCGTCGTCTCGCCGAGGAAACGGGCGTGCTTTTCGTCGTGCGCAGCACTGCGCTCGACTACCGCTCGCCCGCGCGCCTCGACGACGTCGTTACGACTGTCAGCCGCGTCGAGAAGCTTGGCCGCGCCTCGGTCGACTTCCTGCAGGAAGCGTGGCGCGATGACACGCTGCTTGCCACGGGCACCATTCGTGTCGCCTGCGTCGACAGCACAGCCATGCGGCCCGCGCCCATTCCGGCCCCCGTTCATGAAGCCTTGCAACGTGGACCCCAGAAAGACCTGTACGCCGTGTCAACGGCAGTGCAGTAA
- a CDS encoding peroxiredoxin — protein MSLRLGDIAPDFEQDSSVGRIKFHEWLGNSWGVLFSHPADFTPVCTTELGLTAKLKDEFEKRNVKTIALSVDNAQSHNEWIKDINETQAANVGFPILADGDRKVSTLYDMIHPNANETLTVRSLFVIDPNKKVRLIITYPASTGRNFDEVLRVIDSLQLTDNYQVATPGNWKQGDDVVIVPSLKDEEVIKQKFPKGYKALRPYLRMTPQPNK, from the coding sequence ATGAGTCTACGTCTTGGCGATATCGCGCCCGACTTCGAGCAGGATTCGAGCGTTGGCCGCATCAAGTTTCACGAGTGGCTCGGCAATAGCTGGGGCGTGCTGTTTTCGCACCCGGCCGACTTCACACCGGTCTGCACGACCGAGCTTGGCCTGACCGCCAAACTCAAGGACGAATTCGAGAAGCGCAACGTGAAGACGATCGCGCTTTCGGTGGATAACGCCCAGTCGCACAACGAGTGGATCAAGGACATCAACGAGACGCAGGCGGCGAACGTCGGTTTCCCGATTCTCGCAGACGGCGACCGCAAGGTGTCTACGCTCTACGACATGATCCATCCGAACGCGAACGAGACGCTCACGGTTCGCTCGCTCTTCGTGATCGACCCGAACAAGAAGGTGCGCCTCATCATCACCTATCCGGCGAGTACGGGCCGCAACTTCGACGAAGTGCTGCGCGTGATCGACTCGCTGCAGCTCACCGACAACTATCAGGTCGCGACGCCCGGCAACTGGAAGCAGGGCGACGACGTCGTGATCGTCCCGTCGCTGAAGGACGAAGAAGTCATCAAGCAGAAGTTCCCGAAGGGCTACAAGGCGCTGCGTCCGTATCTGCGCATGACGCCGCAGCCGAACAAGTAA
- a CDS encoding GspH/FimT family pseudopilin has protein sequence MKHGGFTLIETMVVIVLLAICATVSTPVFTAWRVRDQVDARANAMLGTLAYARNEAIRRKARITVCRVDAARNCLAVAKACPSGTADWSCGWAVMIERAGAYIPLRIQPALDSITVASGLTAITFSPPAGQTIGSLRNFEIAPRTTSAAQRGAGWRRCIRIAAGGRARVSDGACTGAS, from the coding sequence ATGAAGCACGGAGGATTCACGCTCATTGAGACGATGGTCGTCATCGTCTTGCTGGCGATCTGCGCAACGGTTTCCACGCCCGTTTTCACCGCATGGCGCGTGCGCGATCAGGTTGACGCGCGCGCCAACGCAATGCTCGGCACGCTCGCCTACGCGCGCAACGAGGCAATACGGCGCAAGGCGCGCATTACCGTTTGCCGCGTCGATGCTGCGCGCAATTGCCTCGCGGTGGCCAAAGCGTGTCCGTCCGGTACTGCCGACTGGTCCTGCGGCTGGGCCGTCATGATCGAGCGCGCAGGCGCGTATATCCCTTTGCGCATCCAGCCGGCGCTCGACTCGATCACCGTGGCTTCGGGGCTCACCGCCATCACGTTTTCGCCGCCGGCGGGGCAGACCATTGGTAGCTTGCGCAACTTCGAGATCGCCCCGCGGACCACGTCGGCTGCACAACGCGGCGCGGGCTGGCGGCGCTGCATACGCATTGCGGCGGGAGGCCGGGCACGCGTCAGCGACGGCGCATGCACGGGGGCGTCATGA
- a CDS encoding IclR family transcriptional regulator: MSASGTTTTSSFSSSLAEGPIDERKFVVALARGLDLLRAFRPGETLLGNRDFVQRTGLPKATVNRLAYTLTVLGYLRFDESLGKYALDAGVLSLGFALLSGTDTLELARPHLRAFAREVGAAVSLGCRDGLDVIYLETIRSETALTLGLASGSRLSMLTSSMGRAYLAVQPIDVRMALFAELEKAAGSEGPALVEAAKREIEVFGKEGCCYSFRDWHEDVNAVAVPFREPRDRRWLVLSCSGPASSMGPEVFRERVAPLLKSLARRLGETV, from the coding sequence ATGTCTGCATCCGGAACGACTACAACTTCCTCTTTTTCTTCTTCGCTGGCTGAGGGCCCGATCGACGAGCGCAAGTTCGTCGTGGCGCTCGCGCGCGGGCTCGATCTGCTGCGGGCGTTCCGCCCAGGCGAGACGCTGCTCGGCAACCGCGACTTCGTGCAGCGCACGGGTTTGCCGAAGGCGACCGTGAACCGGCTCGCCTACACGCTCACCGTGCTCGGCTATCTGCGTTTTGACGAATCGCTTGGCAAATATGCGCTCGACGCCGGTGTGCTGTCACTCGGCTTCGCGCTGCTGTCGGGTACTGACACGCTCGAACTCGCCCGCCCGCATTTGCGCGCGTTCGCGCGCGAGGTGGGCGCTGCAGTGTCGCTGGGCTGCCGCGACGGTCTGGACGTGATCTATCTGGAGACGATCCGCAGCGAGACGGCGCTTACGCTGGGCCTCGCCTCAGGCTCGCGGCTGTCGATGCTCACGAGCTCGATGGGCCGCGCGTATCTGGCCGTGCAGCCCATCGATGTACGCATGGCGTTGTTCGCGGAACTGGAGAAGGCGGCGGGAAGCGAAGGGCCGGCGCTGGTCGAGGCCGCGAAACGCGAGATCGAGGTATTCGGCAAGGAAGGGTGCTGCTATTCGTTTCGCGATTGGCACGAAGACGTCAACGCCGTGGCGGTGCCGTTTCGCGAGCCGCGCGATCGTCGCTGGCTCGTGCTCAGCTGCAGTGGGCCGGCTTCATCGATGGGGCCCGAGGTGTTTCGCGAGCGCGTGGCGCCGCTCCTGAAGTCGCTGGCGAGGCGTCTTGGCGAAACGGTCTGA
- a CDS encoding phage holin family protein, which yields MTTDTHSQRHEHGPLRRLLGSASAMLQTRLELIGIELAEEKDRLIGVLFLGLAGMMFAMLALIALTALVAITFWDSYRWEALAGLTIVYAIAAIFCGLKARRGLHTAPLVFQATLEEFEKDRDALRNP from the coding sequence ATGACGACAGACACCCACTCGCAGCGACACGAACACGGGCCGTTGCGCCGACTGCTCGGCTCCGCGTCCGCGATGCTACAGACGCGGCTAGAATTGATCGGCATCGAACTCGCCGAGGAGAAGGACCGCCTCATCGGCGTGCTCTTCCTTGGCCTCGCGGGGATGATGTTCGCGATGCTTGCGCTGATCGCGCTCACGGCGCTCGTTGCCATCACCTTCTGGGACTCGTACCGCTGGGAGGCGCTCGCCGGTCTCACGATCGTCTATGCGATCGCGGCGATTTTCTGCGGCCTGAAGGCGCGCCGCGGCCTGCACACCGCGCCACTCGTATTCCAGGCAACGCTCGAGGAATTCGAGAAAGACCGAGATGCCCTGCGCAACCCCTAG
- the ydfG gene encoding bifunctional NADP-dependent 3-hydroxy acid dehydrogenase/3-hydroxypropionate dehydrogenase YdfG produces the protein MIVFVTGASAGFGAAIARAFVKGGHRVVATARRKDRLDALAAELGDALLPIELDVRDRAAVEAAPGALPPEFAGVDVLVNNAGLALGVEPAQKADLDEWETMIETNCTGLVQVTHAFLPGMVARNRGHIFNLGSVAGSWPYPGGNVYGATKAFVRQFSLNLRADLAGTALRVTDIEPGLCGGTEFSNVRFRGDDTKAANVYKDVQPLTAEDIADSIYWIATRPAHVNINTIELMPVAQTFAGLSIHRG, from the coding sequence ATGATCGTTTTCGTCACCGGCGCATCCGCAGGATTCGGCGCCGCCATTGCGCGCGCCTTCGTAAAGGGCGGACATCGCGTCGTCGCCACGGCCCGCCGCAAGGACCGTCTCGACGCGCTCGCCGCGGAACTCGGCGACGCCCTCCTGCCCATCGAGCTCGACGTACGCGACCGCGCTGCGGTCGAAGCCGCGCCCGGCGCGCTGCCGCCCGAGTTCGCCGGCGTCGACGTGCTGGTCAACAACGCCGGCCTCGCGCTCGGCGTGGAGCCGGCACAGAAGGCCGACCTCGACGAGTGGGAAACCATGATCGAGACCAACTGCACGGGCCTCGTGCAGGTCACCCACGCGTTTCTGCCCGGCATGGTCGCGCGCAACCGCGGCCACATCTTCAACCTCGGTTCGGTGGCGGGCAGTTGGCCGTATCCGGGCGGCAACGTCTACGGCGCGACCAAGGCCTTCGTGCGCCAGTTCAGCCTGAACCTGCGCGCGGACCTCGCGGGCACCGCGCTGCGCGTGACCGACATCGAGCCGGGCCTGTGCGGCGGCACCGAGTTCTCGAACGTGCGCTTTCGCGGCGACGACACCAAGGCGGCCAACGTCTACAAGGACGTGCAGCCGCTCACGGCCGAGGACATCGCCGACTCGATCTACTGGATCGCGACGCGCCCCGCGCACGTCAACATTAACACGATCGAACTGATGCCCGTTGCCCAGACGTTCGCCGGTCTCAGCATCCATCGCGGCTAA
- a CDS encoding acyl-CoA dehydrogenase: MAAHAQFHWEDPLLLDQQLTEEERMVRDAAAAYAQDKLAPRVLEAFRHEKTDASIFREMGEVGLLGPTIPEQYGGPGLNYVAYGLIAREVERVDSGYRSMMSVQSSLVMVPIFEFGSEAQKQKYLPKLASGEWIGCFGLTEPNHGSDPGSMVTRAKKVNGGYSLSGAKMWITNSPIADVFVVWAKLEEDGKDDIRGFILEKGWKGLSAPVIHGKVGLRASITGEIVLDEVFVPEENLMPGVKGLRGPFTCLNSARYGIAWGALGAAESCWHTARQYVLDRKQFGRPLAANQLIQKKLADMQTEITLGLQGCLRLGRMKDEGTAAVEITSIMKRNSCGKSLDIARLARDMLGGNGISDEFGVARHLVNLEVVNTYEGTHDIHALILGRAQTGIQAFF; the protein is encoded by the coding sequence ATGGCCGCACACGCCCAGTTCCATTGGGAAGACCCGCTTCTGCTCGACCAGCAGCTCACCGAAGAGGAGCGCATGGTGCGCGACGCCGCCGCCGCGTACGCCCAGGACAAGCTCGCGCCGCGCGTGCTGGAAGCGTTCCGCCACGAGAAAACGGACGCCTCGATCTTCCGCGAGATGGGCGAAGTCGGCCTGCTCGGCCCGACGATTCCCGAGCAATACGGCGGCCCCGGTCTCAACTATGTGGCCTATGGTCTGATCGCGCGCGAAGTGGAGCGTGTCGACTCGGGCTATCGCTCGATGATGTCGGTGCAGTCGTCGCTCGTGATGGTGCCGATCTTCGAATTCGGCTCGGAAGCGCAAAAGCAGAAGTACCTGCCCAAGCTCGCGAGCGGCGAGTGGATCGGCTGCTTCGGTCTCACGGAGCCGAACCACGGCTCGGACCCGGGCAGCATGGTCACGCGCGCGAAGAAGGTGAACGGCGGCTACTCGCTCTCGGGCGCGAAGATGTGGATCACGAACTCGCCAATCGCCGACGTGTTCGTCGTCTGGGCGAAGCTCGAGGAAGACGGCAAGGACGACATTCGCGGGTTCATTCTGGAGAAAGGCTGGAAGGGTCTCTCGGCGCCTGTGATCCACGGCAAGGTGGGCCTGCGCGCCTCGATCACCGGCGAAATCGTGCTCGACGAAGTGTTCGTGCCGGAAGAGAACCTCATGCCGGGCGTGAAGGGCCTGCGCGGTCCGTTCACCTGCCTGAATTCGGCGCGCTATGGCATCGCCTGGGGCGCGCTTGGCGCTGCGGAATCGTGCTGGCACACGGCGCGCCAGTACGTGCTCGACCGCAAGCAGTTCGGCCGCCCGCTCGCGGCGAACCAGCTGATCCAGAAGAAGCTCGCCGATATGCAAACCGAAATCACGCTCGGCCTGCAGGGTTGCCTGCGCCTCGGCCGCATGAAGGACGAAGGCACGGCGGCGGTCGAGATCACGTCGATCATGAAGCGCAATTCGTGCGGCAAGTCGCTCGATATCGCGCGTCTCGCCCGCGACATGCTTGGTGGTAACGGCATCTCCGACGAGTTCGGCGTGGCGCGTCACCTCGTGAACCTCGAAGTGGTGAACACGTACGAAGGCACGCACGATATTCACGCGCTGATCCTCGGCCGCGCACAGACGGGTATCCAGGCGTTCTTCTGA